From Microcystis aeruginosa NIES-2549, a single genomic window includes:
- the avd gene encoding diversity-generating retroelement protein Avd codes for MSELSIIQKMYDLIKWYVPILTRIPKTHKFTLGERLINNLYSVLEELILIKYEREKLDRLVALNARLDVIRYQTRLLWDFSPLSPERYEYVSKLIEEIGQELGGWIKQQKNKRTPTK; via the coding sequence TTGAGCGAACTATCAATTATCCAGAAGATGTACGATTTAATTAAATGGTATGTCCCAATCCTAACACGAATTCCCAAAACGCACAAATTTACCCTAGGAGAAAGACTGATCAATAACTTGTATAGTGTACTAGAGGAACTCATTCTGATTAAATACGAGCGAGAAAAATTAGATAGATTGGTAGCTCTCAACGCTCGACTGGACGTTATCCGTTATCAAACCCGACTCCTATGGGATTTTTCTCCGCTTTCTCCAGAAAGATACGAATATGTGAGTAAATTGATAGAAGAAATTGGTCAAGAGCTAGGTGGCTGGATCAAACAGCAAAAAAATAAACGGACACCAACGAAATGA
- a CDS encoding GtrA family protein: MYILKKAKLVNLIKKHKFARFLLVGAINTLFGYFLYGSLILIGLNYKYAVLLATIIGVLFNFQTTGKLVFGSKNNKLIFRFVLVYVVTFLLNVEALRIVDAIDIGIEQKTKMLIAGAILVLPMAVISFILMKLFVFRERSQ; this comes from the coding sequence ATGTATATTCTCAAAAAGGCTAAATTGGTTAACCTGATTAAAAAACATAAATTTGCCCGTTTTTTGCTGGTTGGTGCAATAAATACCCTGTTTGGTTATTTTTTATATGGTAGTCTTATACTGATAGGACTAAATTATAAATATGCTGTCTTGCTGGCTACTATTATCGGAGTTTTATTTAACTTTCAAACCACGGGAAAGTTAGTTTTTGGTAGCAAAAACAACAAATTGATTTTTCGTTTTGTCTTAGTTTATGTGGTGACTTTTCTCTTGAACGTTGAGGCCCTGAGAATTGTTGATGCTATTGATATTGGCATCGAGCAAAAAACTAAAATGTTAATCGCGGGTGCTATCTTGGTTCTTCCCATGGCTGTCATCTCTTTTATTTTAATGAAACTATTTGTTTTTAGGGAAAGATCACAATGA
- a CDS encoding formylglycine-generating enzyme family protein, whose product MAEETAKIKLYRKTYQLPQLNRPDLLVLQDQIQERQQLIKTGKRVRNTWLGLRKKEEPLNFEETFQELERLVGDYNQLIGFLTDHKDEYRRFFQSLTEEIKEAVAVKCQKLAETERKRQSLENSIGSADLRDTLRLQKQQIFRTVILVGRASLLMLKKIDLISESIQKLAEDQDTQKQVFSKMIGELNGYKQVYQLQLELDNLEKEAIEMAKVAINLEQYLKPIIGQFQGLIDRVVTIDGELSRSVSEVESLVQNILSSESAVSFRKNENLSASLLNFLVTSEEKRGRLAIALERAEQEGWQWTDVEIPDEEIELETAIQRINNHVIERVGNFTTSVVGDSPIPPPSQPKTPLDNKTPSSPSDWMIPSKSAQPETPLDNKTPFTENLPNGITLEMVNLPAGQFLMGSPDSDPDARDWEKPQHQVKVNSFAIGKYLVTQAQYEAVMGTNPSYFKNNPQNPVEMVTWNDAQAFCQKLSQITGKTYRLPTEAEWEYACRAGTTTRYYFGDDANQLGDYAWYIGNPQQTTHPVGQKKPNAWGLYDMSGNVWEWCEDDWHDNYIGAPKDGSAWTINNDNRSHPKCLRGGSWNINPYDCRSADRGRSNPVYVNDDDGFRVACVSPGL is encoded by the coding sequence ATGGCAGAAGAAACGGCGAAAATCAAGCTTTATCGGAAAACCTATCAACTTCCCCAACTAAATCGCCCCGATTTATTGGTTTTGCAGGATCAGATTCAAGAAAGACAGCAACTGATTAAAACTGGAAAACGGGTCCGCAATACATGGTTAGGATTGAGGAAAAAAGAAGAACCCCTCAATTTCGAGGAAACTTTTCAAGAATTGGAAAGATTAGTCGGGGACTATAACCAGTTAATCGGATTTCTCACCGACCATAAGGATGAATACCGACGGTTTTTCCAGTCACTGACCGAGGAAATCAAGGAGGCAGTGGCGGTTAAATGCCAGAAATTGGCAGAAACAGAGCGAAAACGCCAATCTTTGGAGAATAGCATCGGCTCGGCCGACCTGCGAGATACCCTGAGACTACAGAAACAGCAGATTTTCCGCACCGTGATTCTTGTTGGTCGCGCCAGCTTGCTTATGCTCAAGAAAATCGACTTAATCAGCGAAAGTATCCAGAAATTAGCCGAAGATCAGGATACACAAAAACAGGTTTTCTCGAAAATGATCGGCGAGTTGAACGGGTACAAACAAGTGTATCAGTTGCAGCTGGAGTTAGATAATCTGGAAAAAGAAGCGATCGAAATGGCCAAAGTAGCCATTAATCTAGAACAATACCTAAAACCAATTATCGGGCAGTTTCAAGGCTTAATCGATCGAGTAGTGACCATTGACGGGGAACTTTCCCGCAGTGTCAGCGAAGTGGAATCCCTCGTCCAGAACATTCTTAGTTCCGAATCGGCCGTATCTTTCCGCAAAAACGAGAATCTATCGGCTAGTTTGCTCAATTTCCTCGTCACCAGCGAAGAAAAGCGCGGCCGTTTAGCGATCGCATTAGAGCGAGCCGAGCAGGAAGGATGGCAATGGACAGACGTGGAAATCCCCGACGAGGAAATCGAACTGGAAACCGCCATTCAACGCATCAACAACCATGTAATCGAGAGAGTTGGGAATTTTACCACCTCCGTCGTCGGTGATTCTCCTATTCCTCCCCCTTCCCAACCAAAGACACCCCTAGACAATAAAACTCCTTCTTCTCCATCAGATTGGATGATTCCATCTAAATCTGCTCAACCAGAGACACCCCTAGACAATAAAACTCCATTTACCGAAAACCTACCCAATGGGATAACACTAGAGATGGTGAACTTACCAGCAGGTCAATTTCTCATGGGATCTCCTGACAGTGATCCCGATGCTAGGGATTGGGAAAAGCCTCAACACCAAGTTAAAGTCAACAGTTTTGCGATTGGGAAATATCTGGTGACTCAGGCACAATATGAAGCGGTAATGGGAACCAATCCCTCTTATTTTAAAAACAATCCGCAAAATCCGGTAGAAATGGTTACTTGGAACGATGCTCAAGCCTTTTGTCAGAAATTGAGTCAAATAACCGGGAAAACCTATCGCCTCCCCACAGAAGCGGAATGGGAATATGCCTGTCGTGCGGGGACTACTACTCGCTATTATTTCGGTGATGATGCCAATCAGTTAGGAGATTACGCTTGGTATATCGGAAATCCTCAGCAGACAACTCATCCTGTGGGCCAGAAAAAGCCCAATGCTTGGGGACTGTATGACATGAGTGGCAATGTTTGGGAGTGGTGCGAAGACGATTGGCACGATAACTATATCGGAGCGCCAAAGGATGGATCTGCGTGGACTATCAATAATGATAATCGTTCTCATCCCAAGTGTCTGCGCGGCGGTTCTTGGAACATCAACCCTTATGACTGTCGTTCTGCCGACCGCGGCAGGAGCAACCCCGTCTACGTCAACGACGACGACGGTTTTCGGGTTGCGTGTGTCTCCCCAGGACTTTAA
- a CDS encoding S1 family peptidase, translating into MSRAIKRILAGVGGLLLGLSTPLLAVPSYAPALEPNRANAYSSQQLSEQQLLQLARAITVKVLSGQGWGSGILVEKQGSSYKVLTNDHVLGRYRSRVWQIQTPDGKIHRGELVRTVRLNNYDLGLVSFRSSQVYSIADLANVDDLTIGDEVFAAGYPFDFTFTVGKVSLLSDKSFSGGYQIGYTNKIKNGMSGGPLLNRQGKVIGINGIHAYPLWGKSYVFADGTVTSPALWEQMSRLSWAIPIGTFLKSGSSSPSASSRQRPAVSPPSLPTHREPTFSEDFPSPSSSTPREKNPAPTPLW; encoded by the coding sequence GTGAGTCGGGCGATAAAAAGAATTTTGGCTGGTGTGGGCGGTTTATTATTGGGACTGTCCACACCTTTGCTTGCTGTCCCAAGCTATGCTCCCGCTCTGGAACCTAACCGGGCCAATGCCTATAGCTCTCAACAACTTTCAGAACAACAGCTGCTTCAGTTAGCCAGAGCAATTACCGTTAAAGTGTTATCAGGGCAAGGCTGGGGTTCGGGCATTTTAGTTGAAAAGCAGGGTTCTTCCTACAAAGTCCTCACGAATGACCATGTTTTAGGGCGGTATCGCTCTCGGGTTTGGCAAATACAAACCCCTGACGGCAAGATACATCGGGGTGAGTTGGTCAGAACAGTTCGCTTGAATAATTATGATTTAGGCTTAGTTTCTTTTCGCAGTAGCCAAGTTTATTCTATTGCTGATTTGGCTAATGTCGATGATCTCACTATCGGAGATGAAGTTTTCGCCGCCGGCTATCCCTTTGATTTTACCTTCACCGTTGGTAAAGTGTCGCTTTTGAGTGATAAATCCTTTTCGGGGGGCTACCAAATCGGCTATACCAATAAGATTAAAAATGGCATGAGTGGCGGACCGCTGCTGAATCGGCAAGGTAAAGTTATTGGTATTAACGGGATTCATGCTTATCCTCTCTGGGGTAAATCCTACGTTTTTGCTGATGGAACAGTGACTTCACCAGCACTGTGGGAACAAATGAGTCGATTAAGTTGGGCGATTCCTATCGGGACTTTTTTAAAATCGGGGTCATCTTCTCCATCTGCTTCCAGTCGGCAACGGCCCGCAGTGTCACCCCCATCGCTTCCCACCCATAGAGAACCCACTTTCTCGGAAGATTTTCCTTCTCCATCCTCGTCAACCCCAAGAGAAAAGAATCCCGCTCCCACACCCCTCTGGTAA
- a CDS encoding glycosyltransferase family 2 protein, translated as MKKITIMTPCYNEEGNVEDLYLRVKEVFNQLPNYEYEHLFIDNASQDKTVDELKKFAQKDPGVKVIVNARNFGPVRSGYYGILQCYGDAVIPIVADLQDPPELILEFVKKWEEGYKVVKAFKTPMKEGAFFYFARQIFYSLMDNLSDIKITRNFTGFGLYDQKVINVLREINDPYPYFRGLIEELGFESFSFEYQQQRRKRGISSYNFYRYYSDAMLGITSHSQVPLRLATMLGFTLSLLSLLVALGYLIAKLLFWDYFPLGTAPIMIGLFLLASVQLFFIGIIGEYIGLMHMRILKRPLVVERERINFE; from the coding sequence ATGAAAAAAATTACGATTATGACCCCTTGTTATAATGAGGAAGGAAATGTTGAAGACCTTTACCTGCGAGTTAAAGAAGTCTTTAATCAGTTACCTAACTATGAGTATGAACATCTTTTTATCGATAACGCTTCCCAAGATAAAACTGTAGATGAATTAAAAAAATTTGCTCAAAAAGACCCCGGGGTAAAGGTCATCGTCAATGCTAGAAATTTTGGTCCGGTTCGTTCTGGTTACTATGGGATTCTTCAGTGTTACGGGGATGCGGTTATTCCCATTGTAGCAGATTTGCAAGATCCTCCCGAATTAATCCTAGAATTTGTCAAGAAGTGGGAAGAAGGCTATAAAGTTGTAAAAGCGTTTAAAACGCCGATGAAAGAAGGAGCTTTTTTCTATTTTGCTAGACAAATTTTTTATTCTTTAATGGATAATCTTTCAGATATAAAAATTACTAGAAATTTTACAGGTTTCGGGTTATACGATCAGAAAGTCATCAATGTTCTACGAGAGATTAACGATCCCTATCCCTATTTTAGGGGACTCATTGAAGAGTTGGGTTTTGAAAGTTTCTCTTTTGAGTATCAACAACAACGGCGAAAACGGGGTATAAGTAGTTACAACTTCTATCGATACTATAGCGATGCGATGCTGGGTATTACCAGTCACTCCCAAGTTCCCCTCAGACTAGCCACCATGTTAGGCTTTACTTTGTCCCTCTTGAGTCTGCTAGTGGCGTTAGGTTATTTAATCGCCAAATTGTTGTTCTGGGATTATTTTCCTTTAGGAACCGCACCAATCATGATCGGACTATTTTTACTCGCTTCTGTGCAACTATTTTTTATCGGTATTATTGGGGAATACATTGGCTTAATGCACATGAGAATTTTAAAAAGGCCTTTAGTTGTCGAACGTGAACGGATTAACTTTGAGTGA
- a CDS encoding COP23 domain-containing protein translates to MKLQTLTKTLTIALIGVGAALTLQSPSQAQTRFECLVPVTGPHVGVPTTFVQSGPNEYRAVIRWSSDYFSGSGYTPMRRCEEVTGRFNSLNSRPGGIGNINTGYLNGEPVIYVSSSGRERANSANLLFTLKRGDDARQKLAQLFGLRQGASSSPLFESSSDSATIDFSKFLESVPVETNPATGSSSSPAPGTSPEQSPQKPSGGSAW, encoded by the coding sequence ATGAAACTACAAACTTTGACAAAAACTCTGACCATTGCTCTGATTGGTGTAGGAGCTGCCTTGACCTTACAATCACCGAGCCAAGCTCAAACCAGATTCGAGTGTCTTGTGCCAGTGACGGGTCCCCATGTGGGAGTTCCCACAACTTTTGTCCAATCCGGCCCTAATGAATACAGAGCGGTGATTCGTTGGTCTTCTGATTATTTTAGTGGTTCCGGTTACACTCCCATGCGACGGTGTGAAGAAGTAACTGGAAGATTCAATAGCCTGAACTCTCGACCAGGCGGAATTGGTAATATTAACACGGGCTATCTGAATGGTGAACCAGTCATCTATGTCTCCAGTAGTGGGCGAGAACGGGCTAATAGTGCTAACCTATTATTTACCCTCAAGAGAGGAGATGATGCGAGGCAAAAACTTGCGCAGTTATTTGGCCTCCGGCAAGGAGCCAGCAGCAGTCCTTTGTTTGAAAGCTCATCGGATTCTGCCACTATCGATTTCAGCAAATTCCTAGAAAGCGTTCCCGTGGAAACAAATCCCGCTACGGGTTCGTCCTCTTCTCCGGCGCCGGGGACTTCCCCCGAACAGTCGCCCCAAAAACCATCAGGCGGTTCTGCTTGGTGA
- a CDS encoding NifU family protein: MSLTLTPDNVEKVLDEMRPYLMSDGGNVELVEIDGPVVKVRLQGACGSCPSSTMTLKMGIERRLREEIPEIAEVEQAL; this comes from the coding sequence ATGTCTTTAACACTGACTCCCGATAACGTCGAAAAAGTCTTAGATGAAATGCGCCCCTACCTGATGTCCGATGGTGGTAACGTGGAATTAGTCGAAATCGACGGGCCAGTCGTCAAAGTGCGTCTTCAAGGCGCTTGCGGTTCCTGTCCCAGTTCCACCATGACCCTAAAAATGGGCATCGAACGTCGTCTCCGGGAAGAGATTCCCGAAATTGCCGAAGTTGAACAAGCTCTCTAA
- a CDS encoding type II toxin-antitoxin system HicB family antitoxin yields the protein MTKLSPKVTAIIRSGEQQGYVGECVEISIVTQGNTLDEVVNNLQEAILLHLEGEDPREFGLVAQPFLQIIFELQPEYA from the coding sequence ATGACAAAATTAAGTCCAAAAGTTACCGCAATTATTCGTTCTGGTGAACAACAAGGATATGTAGGTGAATGCGTGGAAATTTCGATTGTCACCCAGGGAAATACCTTAGATGAGGTGGTTAATAATCTCCAAGAAGCCATTTTACTGCATTTAGAGGGAGAAGACCCCAGGGAGTTCGGTCTAGTTGCCCAACCTTTTCTACAGATTATATTTGAGTTACAGCCAGAATATGCCTAA
- a CDS encoding isocitrate/isopropylmalate family dehydrogenase, translating to MTENIPTIVVMHGDQTGEELLLEALRVLQPSIIRQPLNFADFDLSLAQRRQSNNQVVHEAAEATLKTGLALKAATITPEIKGDVGSPNAILREAMNSQVILRIGRRIPGIRPIGGVNSPIAIVRMAVDDAYGAKEWRETTATGDEIAYRTSRISRATSRAVAEFTFQQAKKTGARVFGGPKFTVSATYEGMFKEELDAAAQRHPEVRYQPLLIDATFALLLQTDGEALVIPALNRDGDLLSDFVLQLYGSIAGAESLVLGFDEETLAVKTIMAEAPHGTAPALEGKNIANPMAMILASAALLGYIETSEARKASRAIYESVFETIHEGKKTPDLGGQMTMSEFTDEVIRRVVSKLEVWSALG from the coding sequence ATGACGGAAAATATCCCCACCATTGTGGTCATGCACGGCGACCAAACTGGAGAAGAACTATTACTAGAAGCCCTGAGAGTATTACAACCCTCGATAATTCGTCAACCGCTTAACTTTGCCGATTTTGATCTTAGTTTAGCCCAGCGTCGCCAGAGTAACAATCAAGTGGTTCACGAGGCCGCCGAAGCGACTCTAAAAACCGGATTAGCTCTCAAAGCTGCCACTATTACCCCAGAAATTAAAGGAGATGTGGGCAGTCCTAACGCTATTTTAAGAGAAGCAATGAATTCTCAGGTAATTCTCCGCATCGGTCGCCGTATCCCCGGTATTCGTCCGATTGGGGGCGTTAATTCTCCCATTGCCATTGTCCGCATGGCCGTTGATGATGCCTACGGGGCCAAAGAATGGCGAGAAACCACCGCCACCGGCGATGAAATTGCCTATCGCACCTCGCGCATTTCTAGGGCTACCAGTCGCGCTGTGGCCGAGTTTACCTTTCAACAGGCCAAAAAAACCGGGGCGCGGGTATTTGGCGGCCCAAAATTCACCGTTAGTGCCACCTACGAAGGGATGTTTAAAGAGGAATTAGACGCAGCAGCCCAAAGACATCCGGAAGTGCGTTATCAACCCCTGTTAATTGATGCAACTTTTGCCCTACTTTTACAAACCGACGGCGAAGCTTTGGTGATTCCAGCACTTAATCGCGATGGCGATTTATTATCCGATTTTGTCTTGCAACTCTATGGCAGTATTGCCGGGGCCGAAAGTTTAGTTTTGGGATTTGATGAGGAGACCCTAGCGGTTAAAACTATTATGGCAGAAGCTCCCCACGGCACGGCCCCGGCTTTAGAGGGCAAAAATATCGCTAATCCCATGGCGATGATTTTAGCCTCGGCAGCTTTGTTAGGTTATATCGAAACTAGCGAGGCGCGCAAAGCTTCTCGGGCAATTTATGAAAGTGTCTTTGAAACTATTCACGAGGGCAAAAAAACCCCCGATTTAGGGGGACAAATGACCATGAGTGAGTTTACCGATGAGGTGATTCGTCGCGTGGTCAGTAAGTTAGAAGTTTGGTCTGCTTTGGGGTAA
- a CDS encoding thiamine pyrophosphate-binding protein — protein sequence MIRVADYIAQTLVNQGVHHIFLVTGGGAMHLNDAIGRCQGLSYICCHHEQACAMAAEAYARVTGKIGCINVTTGPGGINALNGVFGAWTDSIPMLIVSGQVKRETCLATYNLPQLRQLGDQEADIVSMVKGITKYAVLIDDPQSIRFHLEKALHLAVSGRPGPCWIDVPIDVQSSKIDESQLQGYDPSEDGELWDLPLIQQQCREVISRLKNSPRPVIMAGSGVRIGGAVEIFEKVIQRLGIPVTTAWTHDIIASDNPFYCGRPGTIGDRPGNFTVQNAETVLILGSRLNIRQVSYNWQSFARCAFKIQVDADQAELDKPTVKPDLPIHCDVKVFLEELNRQLDEDNFDPESHCDWLAWCQERVQRYPIFLPQKHQSQENAINPYHLMNTLFKCLDKDDVIVCGDGMACVVTFQSAIIQKGQKLFSNSGSASMGYDLPAAVGAAIAQQGKRVICFAGDGSLQMNIQELQTVVHHQLPIKIFVLNNGGYLSIRATQINFFGKLVGESSQSGVSFPDIVKVAEAYGIPATRINSPDFQSQLIEVLEQPGPVVCEIMLDTQQLFEPKLSSRQLPDGKMVSSPLEDMAPFLDREELLSNLLIPPVEN from the coding sequence ATGATTAGAGTTGCCGATTATATCGCCCAAACCCTTGTCAATCAAGGCGTTCATCATATTTTCTTAGTGACAGGTGGCGGCGCCATGCACCTCAACGATGCCATCGGGCGCTGCCAAGGCTTGAGTTATATTTGTTGTCACCATGAACAAGCCTGTGCCATGGCGGCAGAAGCTTATGCTAGAGTTACTGGCAAGATCGGGTGTATTAATGTCACCACCGGACCGGGGGGTATTAATGCCTTAAATGGAGTTTTTGGTGCTTGGACAGATTCTATTCCTATGCTGATAGTATCGGGACAGGTGAAGCGAGAAACCTGCCTAGCAACCTACAACCTTCCTCAGTTGAGACAACTGGGGGATCAGGAAGCAGATATTGTTAGCATGGTTAAAGGAATTACGAAGTATGCCGTTCTGATTGATGATCCCCAATCGATTCGATTCCATTTAGAAAAAGCTCTACATTTAGCTGTTTCCGGTCGTCCGGGCCCTTGCTGGATTGATGTTCCCATTGACGTACAATCCAGTAAAATTGATGAAAGTCAATTACAAGGTTACGACCCCTCAGAGGATGGAGAACTATGGGATTTACCGTTAATTCAACAACAATGCCGTGAGGTAATTAGTCGGCTGAAAAACTCTCCCAGACCTGTGATTATGGCAGGCAGCGGTGTGCGAATTGGCGGTGCTGTTGAAATTTTTGAGAAAGTTATCCAAAGGTTGGGAATCCCAGTTACTACGGCTTGGACTCATGATATAATCGCCTCTGATAATCCTTTTTATTGCGGTCGTCCTGGTACAATTGGTGATCGCCCTGGCAATTTTACCGTTCAAAATGCAGAAACTGTACTGATTCTTGGGAGCCGTCTAAATATTCGTCAAGTCAGTTACAATTGGCAGTCTTTTGCTCGCTGTGCCTTTAAGATTCAAGTGGATGCTGATCAAGCAGAATTAGACAAACCGACAGTTAAACCTGACCTGCCAATTCATTGTGATGTGAAAGTTTTTCTGGAAGAATTAAACCGCCAATTGGATGAAGATAATTTCGACCCCGAAAGTCATTGTGATTGGTTGGCTTGGTGTCAAGAAAGGGTTCAACGTTATCCGATCTTTTTACCCCAAAAACATCAGTCCCAGGAAAATGCTATTAATCCCTATCATTTGATGAACACCTTATTTAAGTGTTTAGATAAGGATGATGTGATTGTCTGTGGTGATGGGATGGCCTGTGTTGTTACTTTTCAGTCAGCAATTATCCAAAAAGGACAAAAATTGTTTTCTAACTCCGGCAGTGCCTCAATGGGGTACGATTTGCCGGCTGCCGTGGGGGCAGCCATCGCTCAACAAGGCAAACGGGTTATCTGTTTTGCTGGAGATGGTAGTCTTCAGATGAATATCCAAGAACTCCAAACCGTCGTCCACCATCAACTTCCCATCAAAATCTTTGTTCTTAATAATGGTGGTTATCTATCGATTAGAGCAACACAGATTAACTTTTTTGGCAAGCTAGTTGGGGAAAGCTCTCAGAGTGGCGTGTCCTTTCCTGATATTGTTAAAGTTGCTGAAGCTTATGGCATTCCTGCGACAAGAATTAATTCTCCTGATTTTCAGTCTCAACTGATCGAGGTACTTGAGCAACCCGGTCCAGTGGTGTGTGAAATCATGTTAGATACCCAACAGTTATTTGAGCCTAAATTGAGTTCAAGACAACTACCTGATGGCAAAATGGTTTCATCCCCCCTAGAGGATATGGCTCCCTTCTTAGATAGGGAAGAACTCTTGAGCAATTTATTAATTCCACCGGTGGAGAATTAA
- a CDS encoding tetratricopeptide repeat-containing serine protease family protein encodes MSNNFLKISAALVSIAVFVVSPQIAKASTTEQIEKTAEKITVLIPSEEEGANGKITANGSGSIIAKEGRVYTVLTASHVICKDARDACKFYYDQLKIITWDGKQYPLDYNSIKKLPGVDLALVQFQSDQNYQLATLGNYQVADEQFIFASGWPDPKFIGKRKRLFNVGKVLPKDITPLLKIFPPELGYEIVYTSVTYGGMSGGPVLDINGRVIAVHGQNEAEKIEKVPVPIGFSLAIPITTFLKLAPQSGIQGQINVESSPPNALSLREIGDELYKAFEVPNKNDTNPLNWLNQGNKMWRLGQLALAYAAYEKALQLDAQLYQAWYGKGLLLTYWKRHQEALAAYEQALKINPDSDTAKKLRDKLQESLGGGNTPSLTPSQPTTAPTVEPSPQPSNPRRLW; translated from the coding sequence ATGAGCAACAATTTCTTGAAAATTTCCGCCGCCCTAGTTAGTATAGCGGTGTTTGTGGTTTCTCCTCAGATTGCTAAGGCATCAACAACTGAGCAGATAGAAAAAACTGCTGAAAAGATTACCGTTTTAATCCCCTCAGAAGAAGAGGGGGCGAATGGGAAAATTACTGCTAATGGCTCTGGATCAATTATTGCCAAAGAAGGAAGGGTTTATACTGTTCTTACTGCTAGTCATGTAATCTGTAAAGATGCTAGAGATGCCTGCAAGTTCTATTACGATCAACTAAAAATTATTACCTGGGATGGCAAGCAATATCCGCTCGATTACAATAGCATCAAAAAATTACCAGGAGTAGATCTAGCCCTCGTGCAGTTTCAGAGCGACCAAAATTATCAATTGGCGACCTTGGGTAACTATCAAGTAGCTGACGAACAATTTATTTTTGCTTCTGGATGGCCCGACCCGAAATTTATCGGCAAGCGGAAACGATTGTTCAATGTGGGGAAAGTGCTACCCAAGGACATTACACCCTTGCTGAAAATATTTCCCCCGGAGTTGGGGTATGAGATAGTTTATACCAGTGTCACCTATGGGGGCATGAGTGGCGGTCCAGTGTTGGATATCAATGGACGAGTCATCGCAGTTCACGGACAAAATGAAGCCGAAAAAATCGAAAAGGTTCCCGTGCCAATTGGCTTTAGTCTCGCTATTCCCATCACTACTTTTTTGAAATTAGCACCCCAGTCTGGCATTCAAGGGCAGATAAATGTCGAAAGTTCGCCTCCCAATGCCTTATCTTTGCGAGAAATTGGTGATGAATTATACAAGGCTTTTGAAGTTCCCAATAAGAACGATACTAATCCCCTAAACTGGCTTAATCAAGGCAATAAAATGTGGCGGTTAGGACAATTAGCCCTCGCCTATGCCGCCTATGAAAAAGCCTTGCAACTCGATGCTCAACTCTATCAAGCTTGGTACGGGAAAGGTCTGCTCTTGACCTACTGGAAACGCCACCAAGAGGCGCTGGCCGCCTACGAACAAGCTCTCAAAATTAATCCTGACTCCGATACCGCCAAAAAACTGCGAGACAAGCTCCAAGAATCCTTAGGGGGAGGAAATACCCCTTCTCTAACCCCCTCACAGCCAACCACCGCGCCCACCGTGGAGCCTTCACCACAGCCCTCTAATCCGAGGAGACTATGGTGA
- a CDS encoding DUF3386 domain-containing protein, which translates to MTVATTNARDIFRSAYENRYTWDEGFPGYTADIILTQGEEVHTGKIQVNADYSVEVTGIDDEKVQESIYNQMRDIVTHRKRGNFEASHGKNQFNFGQDDPTGAVEILVTGDAMGSNYKVRGQEICQVSRVMGPMAFTINTEESLDTGEGYISIRYNAIFRNAKTDELKGKRDFKETYEKIGNYYLPSCQVINAIDVGGEKSTTEFTFINLQLLES; encoded by the coding sequence ATGACTGTAGCCACGACGAACGCCCGAGATATTTTCCGCTCCGCCTACGAAAACCGTTACACTTGGGATGAAGGATTCCCCGGTTACACTGCTGATATTATCCTCACCCAAGGAGAGGAAGTCCATACGGGCAAAATTCAAGTTAATGCCGATTATAGTGTGGAAGTAACGGGCATTGATGACGAGAAAGTGCAAGAAAGTATTTATAATCAAATGCGCGACATCGTTACTCACCGTAAAAGAGGCAATTTTGAGGCTTCCCACGGCAAAAACCAGTTTAATTTCGGGCAAGATGATCCCACCGGTGCGGTAGAAATTCTTGTCACCGGCGATGCGATGGGATCTAATTATAAGGTCCGCGGCCAGGAAATCTGTCAAGTCAGTCGAGTCATGGGACCGATGGCTTTTACTATTAATACCGAGGAAAGTCTCGATACGGGAGAAGGTTATATTTCTATTCGCTATAATGCCATTTTCCGCAATGCTAAAACCGATGAATTAAAGGGAAAACGTGACTTTAAGGAAACCTACGAAAAAATCGGTAATTATTATTTACCCTCCTGTCAAGTGATTAACGCAATCGATGTCGGTGGCGAAAAATCCACCACAGAATTCACTTTTATCAATCTACAGCTTTTAGAATCTTAA